Proteins encoded by one window of Enterobacter pseudoroggenkampii:
- the ycaO gene encoding 30S ribosomal protein S12 methylthiotransferase accessory factor YcaO produces the protein MTQTFIPGKDAALEDSIARFQQKLTDLGFNIEEASWLNPVPHVWSVHIRDKECALCFTNGKGATKKAALASALGEYFERLSTNYFFADFWLGETIANGPFVHYPNEKWFPLTEDDELPKGILDARLRAFYDPDNELTASMLIDLQSGNEDRGICALPFTRQSDEQTVYIPMNIVGNLYVSNGMSAGNTRNEARVQGLSEVFERHIKNRIIAESISLPEIPADVLARYPGVVESIAKLEAEGFPIFAYDGSLGGKYPVICVVLFNPTNGTCFASFGAHPDFGVALERTVTELLQGRSLKDLDVFTPPTFDDEEVAEHTNLETHFIDSSGLISWDMFKQDADYPFVDWSFAGTTEEEFATLMAIFNSEDQEVYIADYEHLGVYACRIIVPGMSDIYPAEDLWLANNSMGAHLRETLLALPGSEWEKEDYLNLIAQLDEEGHDDFTRVRELLGLATGKDNGWYTLRIGELKAMLALAGGDLDQALAWTEWTMEFNQSVFSAERTNYYRCLQTLLLLAQEEDREPLQYLNAFVRMYGAEAVEAASAALSGEAPFYGLQAVDSDLKAFPAHQSLLKAYEKLQKAKAAYWSK, from the coding sequence ATGACTCAAACGTTTATCCCCGGCAAAGACGCCGCCCTGGAAGATTCCATCGCTCGCTTCCAGCAGAAACTGACCGACCTGGGTTTTAACATCGAAGAAGCCTCCTGGCTCAATCCGGTGCCTCATGTCTGGTCCGTGCATATTCGCGACAAAGAGTGTGCCCTGTGCTTTACCAACGGTAAAGGCGCGACAAAAAAAGCGGCACTGGCCTCTGCGCTGGGTGAGTATTTTGAGCGTCTGTCCACCAACTATTTCTTCGCTGATTTCTGGCTGGGCGAGACCATCGCTAACGGCCCGTTCGTTCACTATCCAAATGAAAAATGGTTCCCGCTGACCGAAGATGACGAACTGCCGAAAGGTATTCTCGACGCTCGCCTGCGTGCCTTCTACGATCCAGACAACGAACTGACCGCCAGCATGCTGATCGATCTGCAGTCCGGTAACGAGGATCGCGGTATCTGCGCCCTGCCGTTTACCCGTCAGTCTGACGAGCAGACCGTTTATATCCCGATGAACATCGTCGGCAACCTGTATGTGTCCAACGGTATGTCCGCCGGTAACACCCGCAATGAAGCACGCGTGCAGGGTCTGTCTGAAGTCTTTGAGCGCCACATCAAAAACCGCATCATCGCTGAATCTATCAGCCTGCCTGAAATTCCGGCAGACGTGCTGGCACGCTACCCGGGCGTGGTGGAATCCATCGCCAAACTGGAAGCAGAAGGTTTCCCAATCTTTGCCTATGACGGCTCTCTGGGCGGTAAGTACCCGGTTATCTGCGTCGTGCTGTTTAACCCAACCAACGGCACCTGCTTCGCCTCTTTCGGCGCGCACCCGGACTTCGGCGTGGCGCTGGAGCGTACCGTTACCGAACTGCTGCAGGGCCGTAGCCTGAAAGATCTCGACGTGTTTACGCCGCCAACGTTTGACGACGAAGAAGTGGCCGAGCATACCAACCTCGAAACCCACTTCATCGATTCCAGCGGCTTAATTTCCTGGGATATGTTCAAGCAGGACGCCGACTATCCGTTCGTGGACTGGAGCTTTGCCGGAACCACGGAAGAAGAGTTCGCCACGCTGATGGCGATCTTCAACTCGGAAGATCAGGAAGTGTATATTGCCGATTACGAGCATCTTGGCGTCTACGCGTGCCGCATTATTGTTCCGGGCATGTCCGACATCTACCCTGCTGAAGATCTGTGGCTGGCGAATAACAGCATGGGTGCACACCTGCGCGAAACGCTGCTGGCACTGCCGGGCAGCGAATGGGAGAAAGAAGATTATCTGAACCTGATCGCCCAGCTGGACGAAGAAGGCCACGATGACTTCACCCGCGTACGCGAACTGCTGGGTCTGGCGACCGGTAAAGACAACGGCTGGTATACCCTGCGTATCGGTGAGCTGAAAGCAATGCTGGCCCTGGCGGGTGGCGATTTGGATCAGGCTCTGGCCTGGACCGAGTGGACCATGGAATTCAACCAGTCGGTCTTCTCTGCCGAGCGCACCAACTATTACCGCTGCCTGCAAACCCTGCTGCTGCTTGCACAGGAAGAGGATCGCGAACCGCTGCAATACCTGAATGCTTTCGTGCGTATGTACGGTGCTGAAGCCGTAGAAGCAGCCAGCGCGGCCCTGAGCGGCGAAGCGCCGTTCTATGGCCTGCAGGCTGTTGATAGCGATCTGAAAGCCTTCCCGGCGCATCAGTCGCTGCTGAAGGCCTACGAAAAGCTGCAGAAAGCAAAAGCCGCTTACTGGTCAAAATAA